TTGTACACATAATCGGCAGTTTTATGATAAAAAAGATAGCCTTTAAGCCAGGTATCGGTAATGCCGAACAATCCCCAGAAAAATGCCAGCAGCATCAGGCCTAAAATAACATTCCAAACTACCCGGCGTTTTTCGGCAAGGGCCGGTACAATTACAAAATTCCAGAATAAAAAGCCACCATAGTAACCGGTATACCTGAATACCTGCGGAAAGAAGTAATATTTGGAATAGGAGTAATGCAGGTGATAATTATTGAACATATACCGGTATGGAGTCCAGATCTCGGTATCGCCGCTATTGGCTACTTTGGCCAGTAACAACATTAGCCCAAAAGCATAAACGGTGCTTGCGGCCCAGAATTCAATTTTTTTCAGGTCGAGGTTTTTTTTCAGTAACTCAGTCATATTGATTTTTAATTATGCCGCAAGGTATAATGCACAATACTACTGAATAAATAAATGGGATGAAACTGCCTCTCTGTGTGATAGGTTTAGTTTTTAGTGACAGTAGCAGTGGCAGTTTTCAGTATCATTTACTTTGTCTTATGTAACTAAAAGCTGCTACCGCTGCTATACACTGCCACTTATATTTTTAGTGGCAGCTTACATCTGGCGGCTACTGCTACTTAAAACTGCAACTGCCGCTAAATCGTGCTTTTATTACTTTCCATTATTCCAAGCAGCTCATTCAACTCCCTAACCTTATCTACCGAGCCCAGGTTTTCATAAGCGCTGATGAGGTTGCGGATTACTCGCTTAATGATATCGGTATTGGAGCAGGGCTCATAAAATTGTTTATCAAACTTCAGGTTAAGCTGTTTCAGGAACATATCAACATCGCGCCTGCCAAATAAAAAACCTTTGTTAAAGGCGTTAATATAAAACAGGATGCCGCTTTCAAACTCGCTTTGCCGGCTTTCGTCAAGATAGGCAAGGATAAAGTGCTGGGGCAGGTTTACACCATAAACCGGGATATCCAGCTTTTGGGCCACAATAGAGTAAATGATGGCGAGCGAAATCTGGTTGCCCTTTTTGGTTTCGAGCACCTGGCTCAGGTAACTGTTTTGCGGATCGAGGTGGTTGGCGGTATTGCCGCTGAAACCATAAATATTATAAAAAACGTGGTTAATGAGTTTGATCTGTTCTTTGGGGCTTGCTTCGTTCATCATCTGCACCCAGATATCGCGTTTTATGGCTTCAATCTGGTTAATCACCTTTTGCTCGTCCAGATCGGGGTATTGATAGCGGTTGATGATGAGGATGCCCTGCAGCAGATCAAAAGCCCCGCTTTGGTTCCATAGTTTCAGATCGTTTTTAAGATTGCCGAACTGGATCTCGTGAACCAGGTTGGCAATGCGTTCCTGCAATATGGGATCGAAAGCCTGCTCAAAAGCCGATTCGAGATAGCTTATCGCTTCAGCGCCGTAGGAGAGGAGCTTGCTGTACACATGTTCAAAAATTTCGCCGTCCGGATCGTCAAGCAGGCGGATCAGTGAATTTACTTCGTTGGGATTAATCATACGCTGTAATGCTAAAATACTAAACCTTTTTTATTTTTACAGCGATGTATAATATAAGGTACGGGCTAAATTACCTGCGGCACCGTTTTGTAGCCAACAACAGGCACGGAATCCACTCACCATTTGTTTACAAGCTGATTGATACGGTTATTTATGATTATCGCCCCCAAAAAGTATACCGGGAAATTCAGCGTATCCTTAATGCACAACATCCTGACAGGTGTGTGATAAATAACCTGCCTTTAAAAGTGTATGAGTTAATCTATCGCCTTGCCGTTTATTTTAAGCCGCGAACGGTTGCTTTGACTGATGATGAGAGTGGCATTTTGTCGCTACCCATCAAAACCGCAATTGCCGATGCTGTATTTTTAGATCTTTTGAAATTAGCGGATAATGCAACGGCCGATATGATCATTATTGATGCCGCTGCGCATGATATTACCCAATATCGTGAAAAAAGTATGCCGCATATTCATGATGACACCACGTTGATGTTTACCAATATCCATCGCACTAAAAAAGCGAAACAAAGTTGGACTGTTTTGAAAGCAGATGAGCGGGTACGGGTAACTATTGATTTGTATTACCTTGGCCTGGTGTTTTTTAAACCGGGGATGAGTAAGGAAGATTTTAGGGTGAGGTATTAGTCTGAATCAGAATTTACAGAATTTGAGAATTTTCAGAATAAAGAGTGTTTAAAAGTTAACCGATATTGCTATGCAATTCTGTGAATCCTAAAATTCTGTAAATTCTGATTCAGACAACTAAAACGATTGCCCCAACCCAATATAAAATCCTGTCAGCCTTTTCTCGTTAGGTACTTTCT
The sequence above is a segment of the Mucilaginibacter celer genome. Coding sequences within it:
- a CDS encoding transglutaminase-like domain-containing protein, yielding MINPNEVNSLIRLLDDPDGEIFEHVYSKLLSYGAEAISYLESAFEQAFDPILQERIANLVHEIQFGNLKNDLKLWNQSGAFDLLQGILIINRYQYPDLDEQKVINQIEAIKRDIWVQMMNEASPKEQIKLINHVFYNIYGFSGNTANHLDPQNSYLSQVLETKKGNQISLAIIYSIVAQKLDIPVYGVNLPQHFILAYLDESRQSEFESGILFYINAFNKGFLFGRRDVDMFLKQLNLKFDKQFYEPCSNTDIIKRVIRNLISAYENLGSVDKVRELNELLGIMESNKSTI